A single Deltaproteobacteria bacterium DNA region contains:
- a CDS encoding amidohydrolase, with translation MEIHHGLISADSHVVTEPRAFLDRMSKSKFGERIPQIKEVENNGAKVERWVVNGRALHSRRVCNCPAVMGDPNRNLYPQRWQEVPAKAYVPSERLKALDADGIDAEVLFPNDPSSFHQYNDAEFELACVQAYNDSLGELTRASERFISLAMIPLLCGMKTIVEEVTRAANQGHRGVVMFALPSLMVERLPHISESYWYPLWEVCQELAMPIHFHASAGLARKLTYPEWDGYTPYQQHAAFTVPTSAWPAQIVPNLIFSQIADKFPRSKWVFAETGIGSVSCVQAACDHEWERRQLWRHGLARKPSEVIREQVYVNFWYERAGIELRHAVGVDNIMWESDYPHIASTYPDSWKFVERSLAGVPNDERKKMLYANAQALYRL, from the coding sequence ATGGAAATTCACCACGGCCTAATCAGCGCGGACTCCCATGTCGTCACCGAGCCCAGGGCATTTCTCGATCGCATGTCGAAAAGCAAATTCGGCGAGCGCATTCCACAGATCAAAGAGGTCGAGAATAACGGCGCCAAGGTCGAGCGTTGGGTGGTCAATGGCCGAGCGCTACACAGCCGCCGCGTGTGCAATTGTCCGGCGGTGATGGGTGACCCAAACCGCAATTTGTATCCGCAGCGCTGGCAAGAAGTGCCGGCCAAGGCCTACGTCCCGAGCGAACGTCTCAAGGCGCTCGACGCCGACGGCATCGATGCCGAAGTGCTCTTTCCCAACGATCCAAGCTCCTTTCATCAGTACAACGACGCCGAATTCGAGCTCGCCTGCGTGCAGGCCTACAACGATTCCCTCGGCGAACTGACCCGCGCCAGCGAGCGATTTATTTCGCTGGCGATGATCCCGCTGCTGTGCGGCATGAAAACCATCGTCGAGGAAGTCACCCGCGCCGCCAATCAAGGACACCGCGGCGTCGTCATGTTCGCACTGCCAAGTTTGATGGTCGAGAGGCTGCCGCATATCAGCGAGTCGTACTGGTATCCGCTCTGGGAAGTTTGCCAGGAGCTCGCCATGCCGATCCACTTTCACGCGTCGGCGGGGCTGGCGCGCAAGCTGACTTATCCTGAATGGGATGGCTACACGCCGTATCAACAGCACGCCGCATTCACGGTGCCCACTTCCGCATGGCCGGCGCAGATCGTGCCGAATTTGATTTTCTCCCAAATCGCTGACAAATTTCCGCGCTCGAAATGGGTTTTCGCCGAAACCGGCATCGGTTCGGTGAGCTGCGTGCAGGCCGCATGCGATCACGAATGGGAACGGCGCCAGTTGTGGCGCCACGGCTTGGCGCGAAAACCGAGCGAGGTGATTCGCGAACAAGTCTACGTAAATTTCTGGTACGAACGGGCCGGCATCGAGCTGCGCCATGCGGTCGGCGTCGACAACATCATGTGGGAGTCGGACTACCCGCATATCGCTTCGACTTATCCGGACTCGTGGAAGTTCGTCGAGCGCTCGCTGGCGGGCGTACCCAACGATGAACGAAAGAAAATGCTCTACGCTAACGCCCAGGCGCTGTATCGCCTTTAG